The following is a genomic window from Flavobacteriales bacterium.
CGCCCTGCGGGGTGCCCATGCCGATGGCGTGCACGGTGATGCCGGCCTCGGCGGCCGCACGGGCGGCCCCTTCGGCGTCGTCCTCGTGGTTCTCGCCGTCGGTGATGACGATGATGGTGCGGCTGCCGGCCGCTTCTTCCCCAAAGCCTTTGCGGGCGAGCTCGATCGCAGCGCCGATGGCGGTGCCCTGCGTGGGCACCAGGTCGGGGCCGAGGCTGGCCAGGAAGAGCTTGGCGGCGCTCCTGTCCGAGGTGAGGGGCAGCTGCACGAAGGCCTCCCCGGCGAAGACCACGATGCCCAGGCGGTCGCCGCGCAGGCGGTCCACCAGCTGGCTCAGCGCGCGCCGCGCGGCTTCCATGCGGTCCGGGCGCAGGTCCTCGCACAGCATGCTGTTGCTCACGTCGAGGGCCACCATCACGTCCACGCCCTTGGCGCGCACTTCCTCCAGGCGGGTGCCGAACTGGGGGGCGGTGAGGGCCAGGGCCACCAGGCCAAGGCCGTGGCGGAAGGCCAGGAAGCGCACCGTGGCGTGGCCGAAGCTGACGGCGGGCGCCATGCGGTGCAGCGTGGGCGCCTGAGCGAAGCGCCGCAGGGCCGCGCCGGCGCCGCCACAGGTCGATGGCGAAGAGCAGCACGAGCACGGGCCCCACCGCCAGCCCCCACAGCATCTGCGGACGTCCGAGGCGGAAGGCGGGCTCGCCCTGCAGCACGGTGAACCAGAGCGCGGCCA
Proteins encoded in this region:
- a CDS encoding VWA domain-containing protein, with protein sequence MAPAVSFGHATVRFLAFRHGLGLVALALTAPQFGTRLEEVRAKGVDVMVALDVSNSMLCEDLRPDRMEAARRALSQLVDRLRGDRLGIVVFAGEAFVQLPLTSDRSAAKLFLASLGPDLVPTQGTAIGAAIELARKGFGEEAAGSRTIIVITDGENHEDDAEGAARAAAEAGITVHAIGMGTPQGGPLPIKRRGQLMGFRKDKDGSTVVSRLNEPMLKAIAAEGKGAYVRATSASAGITELVDELRTMDQRDIGTYRFAGHEDRFQIPLAAGCLLLVIGMLWPERRRVRNSLIELRP